One Gossypium hirsutum isolate 1008001.06 chromosome A11, Gossypium_hirsutum_v2.1, whole genome shotgun sequence genomic window carries:
- the LOC107897243 gene encoding uncharacterized protein At2g29880-like, with protein MSGVPESIVPSQSSRGTKRKWVPEEDAALVSSMVDLHNIGTFNADTGFKAGYLNELEKMLEKALPNAMLKARPNIESRIRLLKRDWSIVYDMLNGQNNSGFGWDDHRQVIVAEDAVWDSYLKSHKEAGQFKHRSFPYYDQLTTIYAKDRATGKDAQTAADVLEEINAEDVPSADINEDRNEYYDCDANVSFDDMDVSATEPQTDKNQGGSSSSKRKKKNSDTTGHFSSSVNDAATLLAENMRAIGEQISRSIASDVVVHQGIQQKAANLYPTLCEIESLTMDERFQALSKIPDHPTQMVVFFSLPSDVRLEWVRRFLADH; from the exons atgtcaggtgttccagaatCAATTGTTCCTTCACAATcatctcgaggaaccaaaaggaaatgggttccagaagaagatgcagcacTGGTTTCCAGCATGGTGGACTTGCACAATATTGGGACATTTAACGCTGATacggggttcaaagccggttactTAAACGAGTTAGAAAAAATGTTAGAGAAGGCTTTACCTAATGCGATGTTGAAGGCAAGACCTAATATCGAGTCAAGGATTAGGTTACTGAAAAGAGATTGGTCAATAgtgtatgacatgcttaatggccaaaacaatagcggttttggttgggacgaccATAGGCAGGTcattgttgctgaagatgcggtctGGGACTCTTATTTAAAG agtcataaagaagccgGTCAGTTCAAACATCGTAGTTTCCCTTACTACGACCAACTTACTACCATATACGCAAAAGATCgagcgactgggaaagacgctcaaacagccgctgacgttcttgaagaaataaatgctgaGGATGTACCTTCTGCAGATATTAATGAAGACAGAAACGAATACTATGATTGCGATGCTAATGTCTCTTtcgatgacatggatgtttctgccaCGGAGCCGCAAACAGACAaaaaccaagggggttcctcatcttcaaagaggaaaaaaaagaattCTGATACAACtggtcatttttcttcttcagttaatgatgctgccactttattggctGAAAACATGCGGGCAATTGGCgaacaaatcagtaggagtattgcctccgatgtgGTAGTTCACCAGGGCATCCAACAGAAAGCGGCAAATTTATATCCAACCTTATGTGAAATAGAAAGTTTAACTATGGATGAACGGTTTCAAGCATTGAGTAAAATTCcggatcatccaactcaaatggtagttttctttagtttaccttctgatgTACGGTTGGAATGGGTTagaagatttcttgctgaccattaa